tacctcgcgaaatttgagcacgtgtgcgaacggaatagcattgagcaatccctctgggcacagaatctgttagccttgcttcctggggaggcatcagacgtaataacttgcttatcgaaagaggcgtttgagagctacagtgatgtgaaggaagcgctactgcggaagtacaaattgtcgcccgaagctttccggcagaggttccggtatgcaaaaaagggcagggagtcgaatgttgacttcacGTTTCGTCTAAAAGGCGACCTGGTGGAtgggctgaagggcgaagaggtttacgacgaccgcgacaaaatcgtcgaatgcatcgcgttggagcagttctaccgttgcattgatgaggatgtctGGCTCttgctgcaagataggctaaaggaggttaagctaaacaaagcagcagagttagcggaagagtattacacccgccgcagcttgcacagcaaggcagtgcgcgtagaaaaagcagataggagcgatgggttttccgggaagcccgaaAAACGGAAgccattaatttgttacaattgcaaaaagcaagggcacatcgctccgaactgcccagagaaaattgcttttgcaagaaaacagcgaaacgatacgacgcgttattttgaaaaacggaaactgttaacctgctacaattgcaaaaagcaagggcacatcgctgcgaactgccaagagaaaattgcttctgcaacaatacaggaaactcacaaaaacatacgactattggagccatatgtgcaggaaattaaggtaaacggtaagaagtgccgtgcacttcgggactctgcagcaactatggacgttgtccacccgtctttcgtctcctcgagtgattttactggagagtgcgctaggatacggcaagtggccgaggaggagggtgtctgtttaccgatcgctacggttatcattgaaggagagtttgagaaacttaacacagaagccgctgtgtctgccgccctcccggagcactttccctacctcttctcaaatagctcggagcagctactgaaggatcagggcaaatcattctttgccgacgtggcgtacatggccctcacgcgatccaaagcgcgcccgctgtcgagggaacttgactttgcgtcggtgagagaacagcggtgcggcacacggactgctcaaggtaacttgagtggcgaacaggcacgggagaggcagagctcggaggctggcctggtCGAGCGTGTCCTGGAAGTGACTGGGAGGGACGCGTGCAGTACTAGCCGCGATATGGACGCGACGCCGCAgttaaggcacattcacaccgaaagcggagcgtctaaagcaggagacacacggtacgattccgcgtccgatccgacgtgcggcgccgcatgctccggcgtgcggcatacgacgattcggggcacacggtgcgtgcatccgaaagattgagcggcgcgtaagctccgcccagatccagccccccagcttgacttcatagccacgtcgagaaacgcaatataaacaactctgcacagcactgcttcgctttaagcgaacactgtcaataaaattatgaccCTGCGAGTGAcaaaacacttcacgacggcgcgttgtccactgacgactccgctaacagccagcgatagggccggtaggcctagctaggccgacgccgcggccgacggcgcttacgatccaacccgagctcgtcgaagagcgcttatgtttgccaaaacaattaacactgtacacttaggtcgcccgtaattaaatacaattggtttactcgacgcagtcgttgcgaagggcaaacgtgcaagcgaagcgagcagcctcgctcagacggtcggtgtgtgatgtctgcccgcgaaatgccctcgcgtcgcggctcccgatcgcgccagtagcttagtgctagcgtactaggcgctgctttgcataacaggcacacattCGAGATAAGTTTACTGAAcgggtaactatttcgtgtcggaaacaaactgcagcaggcaaggaaaaaaaaaaaacactgcgagacaccggccagccagcgccgcctccgtgcagggaacgtcagagaacgtcacatgccagccgcgctgtcattggctgcggccagacgacggtgcggttgtcggacgcgtcggacgatgaaaatctgcccggcttgtcgcacgccggacgtccgatccggcgcttcggcacggcaaaacacctcgattccggctgccgttccggcgcgtcggacgccgaatcggaccgtgtgtctcccgcttaagcggacaagcggattttcaaagcggcgaggcggcgagcgcccgcgcctgttcagaccggccGCGTTGCCTGGCTGGCCGCGCAGCCcggaaggcggggcatctcgaaatttctttagcaatttcacggacgtgccgccatctcgcggcagtttgggtttgtacgcgcactttcgatatttttttcgtcGTGGGTTGGCGCGCTCCCGTCCACTATCTACTTCTGCAcaatgatgagctcagacgaagaagaagaGATCGCTGGCATTTTACTGGCCACTTGTCTAGTCGCTTTtcaagaacagaagcgaaaagctCAGAGAAAGAAACCCCGCCAACGTCGCTGGTGGGTTCGGCCAGCCTTGCAAGAGCGAGATAGAATGGGCCATGCCAATGTGTTGCTGCCTCACCTTCGTTCGCGCGACTTGGAGTACTACAGAGAGTGAGTATCCGTTATGTTTCTGGCACGGGCTTTGGGAGTGAAATATACGTTATGCAACACATGTTCTTTCTTCTGCAGCTATTTGAGGATGCCCCCACGGTGTTTCGACACTTTATTAGAACTCCTCAAGCCAAGGATTCAAAAAAGTGACACGAACTACCGAAAGGCGATTCCGCCAGAGCATCGGCTAGCGCTGGCTGTGAGGTAAGGCTTCAGCGTTAATAATTTAGGGCTTTTCGTTACTTCTGTTTGCTAAGCAAATGTCTCATTATACGGCAACTGAATGGCACCATGCGAACACtatttaatattttcttttttccacgtgcCTTTTGGCGCAGGTTCTTGGCTTCGGGGGAAACACTCCGCTCCTCATCTTTCAGTTTTCTTTCTGGTCGCTCCACAGCTTGCATGATTGTCCCCGAAGTGTGCCAGGCGATTTGGGACGTGCTTGGGCCGGTTTACGTATCACGGCCGTCAACTCCAGCTGAATGGCTAAAGGTAACCAGTTCATTGTGATCTATGCATGGTGAATGTCTGTAAGCTGTACGCTTACTACATTGCACAAGTAATTGTTACAATGTCTTATTAACAGGATACATAGGAAATttatttgtaaaagaaacttaTTTCTGCACCGCACGTCCACAGATGTTGCTTTGTCTGAATTTATTGCATTTTGTGTCGTTGATCGCAGGTTGCGAGAGAGTTCGAGGAAAAGTGGGACATGCCACATTGCCTTGGTGCAATAGATGGCAAGCACGTGAATGTTGAGTGCCCGGCAAACTCAGGAAGCCGAGACCGAAATTACAAAAATACGTTCAGCAAATCACTGCTCGCTGTGAGCGGCGCAAACTACAGGTACACACATTCAATCATACCATTTCGCATAGTGGCACAGTTCAGCAAAGTCTAATTTTCAGAAATCTTTTGattcctttttcttcttgtcATGCTTGTCTTTCTTCGAAGCTTTAAATGAACTGCATAACCGCCATGCAGTACTACTTGGTGTTATTTTGGTTACAAGTTATTTCCCTGACATCTCGTATGCACCAGTAAGCAGGTATGCAAAGTTCCTTCCAGCTATTTTTCGCACTGCAGTATTGGAGGAGTGTTTGTTGAGACTGGAAGAAATGTATCAATAGATGCATTGCACAAAAACATATGTACCGCTTATGTAATGCTTCCTTACTGTTTGAGGGCCAATTATTTTGTCGAAAGTGACTCAACAGggtgtatttctttttctattgcagATTTAAAATCTTGAGAGTAATGTAGATGTTCGGAAAGAAATGCTGTGAGAAAGGCTACAGTGACACAATAATAATTTGTGAAGGTATTCACCTATTGTTTATAATGAATAAtaagagaaaaataataaagaaaattagAATATGAGTAGAAAACAGGGTGCGTTCAAATAAATTTGATTTACAGGATTAGTAAAATGTCCGTACTAGACAACTGTCATTTTAGTGCCAGTCAGCATCATGGTACTGCGCAGGCCTCTCAGCTGGTGCTCGTCGTATTTGTGTTTTTCGTCTTTGTTTAATTTGTGGCCTAAATTTTGCTCAAATTGAATAGCCACCAACCAGCTCACACCAAGATTCTTCCCCTAAGTCACTCCTTGGTCGAATTCATAGCCAACTGGTTACTTCATCATCTCCAGGGCCGACATTGATCTATGGTACAGTTCAGTGTGTTGTATACTGATGAGTCACAGTGCTATCTCAATTTATAGCTGTATTCCTGGTACTTGTTTGTATTCCAGCTTCCTGTATGTTGAAATCGGTCACCATGGAAGCGAGTCAGATGGTGGGATTTTTAGCAGAAGCAACCTGCAAGCAAAAATTATTGAGGACAGCCTTGGAGTTCCTGCGCCTGCAAGTCTTGGGAGGATAGGCAGCATTCCATATTTTTTTGTCGGTGATGAGGCTTTTCCTCTAAAGACTTACATGATGAGGCCATATTCCAGAAAAGGTGAGCAGTGACATCACCACAATCGTTGGACATGCTGTAGTAATTACTAGCATTTTCTCACGTAACTAATGGTTTTTGGGCCTTGCTATGTTCATCAATTGCAGTACAGATTATAAAATGTTGTCTTTGCGGTTTTTTGCTGGCATGTCTGCATTTAGCAAACGTATACAAGTTTGGTGGAATATAGACTTGTAGTGAGGCTTTCGCTGTGTAGGTGCACGGATCATAAAAATGACATCCTGAAAGGTCTTAGACAACACATAGCATTCAATACAATCTTATTAAGGCATTGCAGTAGAAGTGCAAGTCAGTATATCAGTCCAATCTTGTCACCTCAGTGAGTCTGCTGTATTGTAAAACACCTGCCGTTTTTACAGGTCTCCACCCTGTTCTCTCAGTGAGCTCATCGATAGCAACAAAACAAGCTTGCAGTGCAGAGAGCAGCACCACCACACAATTTGAAGAGCTACAGCAAAGGAGAATATTTAATTACCGATTGAGCAGGGCTCGCAGAGTTGTTGAAAATTCTTTTGGAATTATGGCGCAGAGGTGGCGGATCCTTCGACGGCCTTTCAAAGCCAAGGAAGAGAACATTAGAAGGATAGTATCCGCATGTGTCGTGCTACACAACTTTCTTTTGAAAGAATCGCCTGAATCGAAGGCCACGTACTGTCCTCCGGGCACCGCCGACACCGAGGATTGGCAAGGAAACGTGACTGATGGAAACTGGAGAGCCGAAGGCACAGACAATGGAGCTCTAGTCACCTTGAATGGTGCAGGTTGCCACTCAGCCAGGTAATGTTGGAAGAGCTACGGAAGTACTGCTTCCATGCACACACAAGTTGCAGTCACATAGTTATAGCTAACATTTTTTGCCTAGCTTGCGACGATTTCATGTCAGTTGATGTGCCACTACTTTGGTGCATCTGTGTGCACTAACAAACACACATATGTATGTACTACCACTGGTATTTCTTACGATTGCATGTTTTCCACCAGTATACTACGAGGGAACACCTATGTTCCACTCAAACAAGATATCACAACGTAAAACAAGTGCATGCAGTATTGCCTCGTACGTATCTGCAATGAACACACGGCCTTCATTGGAATAGTGCATGTATAGATATCCCCAACAGACTTGAATTTAAAACTGTCACTgctatgttgagcaaatgaacaGAGCGCATCTATGTTCTGCATTTTCAAACAAGGTAATTCCTATAGATAACCAAGTGCAAGATGTCAGGTATCGCAATGCACTGAACCTTTGATGGTATAGTACTTAATTTCAATGAAATCAGCAGTTTGCTAACATTTCTGACATTTGCAACACCAGTTCTTGTGGCACTGTCGCACAAGTGTTATAAAATTTTGAGAATTTTTCATGTGTTTACACCTGTCTGTTGTGGCTCTCCTCTCCATCCTTGCCTCATCGTGCAATATGAAGTGCCTTACATTGTGCATCTGCCTCAACTCCTCCTTGCATTTATATCTAGATTGCGCAGTGCACAAACCCTGCACATAACGATGCCAGTCATAAACGTGGTGTGATAACAATGCCCAAGGAACCTGTGTTGTGAATGAACATTGCAGGAGGTTATATTGCATTGGAAAAAAATTAGCCAGTTTACATAGAATGATGTGCGTCACAAATGCTTTGCTTCATGATTACAATGTGTATGTTGGGTCTGCAGATGTTCGTGCTGTATTACACAGTATTTCAGCTAACTTAAGGAAACAAACAATATTTAGGGAAATTATGCTTTGTAAATAAGGTGCCCTAATGGAAATCCTTCATTTACAGGGTTGCTTATGCCATGCGCGACAAACTGTGCAGATATTTCATCACAGAGGGAAAGGTGCCGTGGCAGGAGAGCCACGTAAAAGACTGCAGATGGTAACCAGCCAAGTAAGTTCGACTTTATTTACACAGTTTTACAACATAATAACATCAGTGAAACAATACAACAAAAATAAATGCAACCAGTATGTCATGAATTAACCGCTTACTAATCATTTGCATTTTTATTGCCCTTGTtgtttcataactgcacacacaTGGGAATGCAGGTCTGTTTTATATCCAGCTAATGAGTTTATCCTACCAATTCCTAAAAGGAAATCCCCAGAagtgtaatgcaaaaggatagacagttgggcgagttggtacggtaacatgatcttggcttctagcgcgaagtgaaacacagacacagaaagcactcgtcctgtctgctccttctgtgtctgtgtttcacttcgcgctagaagccaaaatcccCAGAAGAACACGCTGGCTACACAGAAAACACCATCCAAATGCATTTTAGCAAACATGAATTTTCTACAATGAAATTACTTAGCACATCATCATGCTCCACTTAAGACTTACCTTGATGACTCTATGCAATTTTCTTGTAATAATCTCACCATCTAGCCAATTCAATCTTGTGTTCATTGATGTCTAAAATTTTTGTGTAGACAAAGTTGTGTTGGAGCACTGGAAGTATTACagcaataaataaaatacaaGAAACAGTACGGTACTAATAAACTACAATTTATTCATTTGGATTTCCCCGTCTTCTGACCTCCTTGATTTTGTCGTACACTAGGTTGTGCACAGAATGCATGATGTCAAATTGGTCATCTGCAGGTAATGTGCGTAGCATACCAACCATGGTATGCGCAAAATGgagtacgtctttctgctgctccCTTTTTTCTTGTGATGCCTTTATGTGGCTAAGGGCTAAGACACTCAGCTGCCACAGCCAGTGTCCCAGAGTCATCGTCGCAAGGACTGCAAGTGGACAATATATACATTTTCATAATGCTCCACACAGCTTACATCATATATTTCACAACTTACGTCTTCTGGCTTCTTGAAGTCCTTCGATACTTTCGTGGCCTTGATGCACTGCGGAAAGATTAAAATTATTGTATATACCTCCAACAATTTCAACACACCTCATTCCACAGCAAGTTCCTTGCCTTCTATATGGAGCCTCCACTTCCGGTTCCTGCGAATCTGTCTGTTGTGGCCTACAGGAAAGATAGCACAAAGTTATGCACTGGGTTGCACATTACAAAGCTTGGTTTCCATAAGTCAACATGCAATAAAAACATATCATTACGTTTCAGAGGTGTCACTGCTGGGAGTTCCATGAGAGCTGCTGCCTGCCTCGAAATCCACCCACCCGACCTCATGGATCTCATTCAATGAAAGTTCAAGTTGGGAGTCTTCCTGGCTCCTGCTGCCACTTTCGGCAGACTTGTCTGATCTGCATCAAGCATGAATAAAAACATTTGCTGCAGTTATGCATCTAATGCTCTGTTGATGTTGGCCAGATGTTTGTTGATTTTTAATGAACATTCGAGGCACATTCAATCAAAGTCACTGCAGTGTAGTACAAAACGACGTCACGTATTACTGTTGCTTTATGTTTGCATGAGTTTTATGGAGAAATATTACCACGCATAAAATTTATATAATCACATGCAACAATGAAGTTGCAGGACAAAGTCAACTTCAAATTGATAGATAATCTCCTCAACTTACCCTCCTGTCTGCTCAAAGGCAATGTTGCTGCAAATGCTGTAAAAGTAGTTCGTATTGACAAGAAATGAGCATACTGATCAAAACAAATAATGACGTGCTACAAAAAGCAAGAGTCACAAGCACTTGTGGTGTAATTATGTTTTACATTGCAAGTTAAACCGACAATAAAGTAGCACCATAGTGCTGTGGAAATTGGAATCGGCCTAACTGGTAACATCACTTACATGGGCTCCTCGTACACTTTTTCCATTATTGGGATCAGTGCCTCAAAGTGCTTCCATTTCACTGTGGGCACATCTTTGGCTCCGGCCCCACTTTTCATCTTGTCTCTTATTTTAGCTTTAGTTTTTGTGAAGTTATCCTTCAAGTTTTTGAATTTGGCTTGGCAAATTCCATCTGCAAAGCAAGAACAAAAGCATTCAAACGCTGTACACATGTGCATCTACATGGTAAAAGCGATACATCACATTTTTTGCAGCAGCATGCAAACTAGTCTAGCACAGTGATTTTAATATATTTAATTTGTAATTGGGCAAGCAAACTcaacaaaaataacgaaaataAATGCAGGCACGCCGTATAGCCCCTTCAGTtgtatgaaatgaaagaaaacgaaGGAGCTTCCACCCATCCGTCTTCACACGCGTGGAGCTCGATTAATTTTCAGGCGTATGTTCAAGCTCCAGGGCACTTTAGCATACGTCAAGACACAGATAATGTATGTATTCAAGAGATAACGCGCAGTTTGTCCATATATCAAACAAACACACATCCGCGGCTGTAAAAACGCACGGTttgtaaatgcatatcacaagctGAAGCGCGGGCGTTGCCGACAGAAACGCGCAACTCGACGTGATCGTCGGATTGCGTGGAGCAACgctcaaagtatatatatatgttacgtgTTCAGCGTACAAGTCGCATATTATGCCTACATACGCTTTTTAAACATCGTCGTGACACCGTCGTTTTAAACCGTCGTGACAACACAACGCGGTAGATTCCTCGTTGGCTTCACCTATTCTCCTCTCACAAAAGCATTCTTTAATGGTCCCCTTTGAGTTAAAATGTTCTGAAAAGTCACGGAGAGCACCAAACGCAAAAACCCGGCCCGAGCGAAGATACTGCTCCATGAGAGCAGACCCGGTCTCAAGTACGGCCCCTACTGCAGCACCGGTATAATCAGTGATGGTAtttttgaaggtagagcgccgtaaggcgcgagaaaggtaTAATCCGGGATGATTGATAAAACACAAGCGCTGCAGGCGCGAGAAAGACTGTCCGAACCACCCGTGCGAGAACAGGCGacaccaacgaggaatttacccaTTACGCTATTAATTAGGTGATGTGCACTTACCAGTCACACCCAAATCCTGCGAAATCTTCTTCCATATCTCTTTCTTATAATCCGCTTCCTTGTACCTTGGATGACTTTTGTCGTACAGGACCGGGTACTGTTTGATGATGTCCAGCAGCAGTTCCACGGAGAACACAGTTGACTCCGACATGGTGGACGCCATTTGCATTCTGATCGGCGGGATGTTTACAttcgttcaccagcgcttccgccgggtcgggttctgattggctgcggccaaagcggccaacttgtccgcgcggaaaaaatcggtccgggcgcgatccggcaaagcggccgcgtattttccgcaaagcggaaaatccgcggccgcttggccggatccgcttggccgcttggccgctccgccttcggtgtgaacgtgcctttaggcgacgcgggcttcacactcgctccggtttccgccagctgtCAGGAGCGggctgcagttgaaagggaaagtctgattcgcgagcaacaggaagactgttcaatagccgatctgaggaagagcgtcaaacggggagtgaaaaaaaagagggttttATTTTACAAGGAATCTGGCTcattgtaccgccgctacacggataagcagggtcgcaaatataagcagct
The sequence above is drawn from the Dermacentor andersoni chromosome 7, qqDerAnde1_hic_scaffold, whole genome shotgun sequence genome and encodes:
- the LOC126533554 gene encoding uncharacterized protein isoform X1 — encoded protein: MMSSDEEEEIAGILLATCLVAFQEQKRKAQRKKPRQRRWWVRPALQERDRMGHANVLLPHLRSRDLEYYRDYLRMPPRCFDTLLELLKPRIQKSDTNYRKAIPPEHRLALAVRFLASGETLRSSSFSFLSGRSTACMIVPEVCQAIWDVLGPVYVSRPSTPAEWLKVAREFEEKWDMPHCLGAIDGKHVNVECPANSGSRDRNYKNTFSKSLLAVSGANYSFLYVEIGHHGSESDGGIFSRSNLQAKIIEDSLGVPAPASLGRIGSIPYFFVGDEAFPLKTYMMRPYSRKGLHPVLSVSSSIATKQACSAESSTTTQFEELQQRRIFNYRLSRARRVVENSFGIMAQRWRILRRPFKAKEENIRRIVSACVVLHNFLLKESPESKATYCPPGTADTEDWQGNVTDGNWRAEGTDNGALVTLNGAGCHSARVAYAMRDKLCRYFITEGKVPWQESHVKDCRW
- the LOC126533554 gene encoding uncharacterized protein isoform X2, translating into MMSSDEEEEIAGILLATCLVAFQEQKRKAQRKKPRQRRWWVRPALQERDRMGHANVLLPHLRSRDLEYYRDYLRMPPRCFDTLLELLKPRIQKSDTNYRKAIPPEHRLALAVRFLASGETLRSSSFSFLSGRSTACMIVPEVCQAIWDVLGPVYVSRPSTPAEWLKVAREFEEKWDMPHCLGAIDGKHVNVECPANSGSRDRNYKNTFSKSLLAVSGANYSFLYVEIGHHGSESDGGIFSRSNLQAKIIEDSLGVPAPASLGRIGSIPYFFVGDEAFPLKTYMMRPYSRKGLHPVLSVSSSIATKQACSAESSTTTQFEELQQRRIFNYRLSRARRVVENSFGIMAQRWRILRRPFKAKEENIRRIVSACVVLHNFLLKESPESKATYCPPGTADTEDWQGNVTDGNWRAEGTDNGALVTLNGAGCHSARYFITEGKVPWQESHVKDCRW
- the LOC126533557 gene encoding uncharacterized protein, with amino-acid sequence MQMASTMSESTVFSVELLLDIIKQYPVLYDKSHPRYKEADYKKEIWKKISQDLGVTDGICQAKFKNLKDNFTKTKAKIRDKMKSGAGAKDVPTVKWKHFEALIPIMEKVYEEPIICSNIAFEQTGGSDKSAESGSRSQEDSQLELSLNEIHEVGWVDFEAGSSSHGTPSSDTSETPQQTDSQEPEVEAPYRRQGTCCGMRCVEIVGGIYNNFNLSAVHQGHESIEGLQEARRLLATMTLGHWLWQLSVLALSHIKASQEKREQQKDL